In Delphinus delphis chromosome 11, mDelDel1.2, whole genome shotgun sequence, one genomic interval encodes:
- the PLEKHA5 gene encoding pleckstrin homology domain-containing family A member 5 isoform X12, translating into MAADLNLEWICSLPRTWTYGITRGGRVFFINEEAKSTTWLHPVTGEAVVTGHRRQSTDLPTGWEEAYTFEGARYYINAQC; encoded by the exons ATGGCGGCGGATCTGAACCTGGAGTGGATATGCTCCCTGCCCCGCACCTGGACTTACGGGATCACCCGGGGCGGCCGAGTCTTCTTCATCAA CGAGGAGGCGAAGAGCACCACCTGGCTGCACCCCGTCACCGGCGAGGCCGTAGTCACCGGGCACCGGCGGCAGAGCACAG ATTTGCCTACTGGCTGGGAAGAAGCATATACTTTTGAAGGTGCAAGATACTATATAAA